DNA from Aggregatimonas sangjinii:
CTCTATGCGACGGACGGTACACGATACTCGAACGATTTATATGAAATTATAAACAATACGGTAATTTTGAATATGGCAGGTGTGCCTCAGGGTGTCTATATCCTATCTGTGACGACTTTAAATACGCGTACAACCTATAAGATTATCAGAAATTAACGAAACGAGCGATTCGAGATAGAAACGATTCAATATCCCTTATCCAATATGGCCCGAATACCCGGTTTAAAATAATTTGGGCCTTTTAATACTTTGCCGTCCTCACGGTAAATAGGTTGGCCATTGGCACCCAGCTTACTCATATTACTACGCTGTATTTCGTCAAAGACCTCTTCGATTTTATATTGCATACCATGTTCTAGGATGGTACCGCAAAGAATGTAAAGCATATCGCCCAAGGCATCCGCTACTTCTACCAAATCATTGTTCTCCGCGGCTTCTAAATACTCCTTATTCTCTTCATCCATCAAATTAAAACGAAGGCGGTTTTTAGCTTCCCCCAAATCGGCGCACATGGTTTCGGATACGCCAAGACCAAAGGCATTGTGAAATTCTTTAACAGCGTTAAGCTTGTTCTTCATTATATCGATATTTTTAGGTTAGTTTTGCATAAAAGTACCAATATGTTCAGCACGGGTCAACTCGTTTTTGCCATCCTATTCATCATCGTATTTGCCTTGGCCATCATCTTTTCGTATCAAAAAGACAAAAAATTGCACCTAAAGAACTACAAAGGTGTTAAATGGGTAGGTATTTTCTTCGTGATTTTTATAATTTCCCTCTTTTTAATTAAGTATTTTACTAAAATTTAACAACTTTTTTGCAGACACCACAAAAATCAGCTGCTTGACAACAATATTCTGATTTTCAACGTAAATCATACCATACAACGTATTTTTGCGTTATACATCGAATAAAGGGGCCATACAATGACGAGTTTTTACATCATTCTTTTTATCCTTCTTGGGGCAAATGCGATTTTTTTGTTTTTTGGTGTTAACGGGATATCCCGAAAAGTATCAAAAACTAAAGAAGAGGCATCCGATTCTTCCGCCTCAAAAGTATATCCTATAGATTTGGCATCTTCCGAATTTAAGAAAGCGGTTTAGTTTTATACCTTTATGGTATATTTAGAACCGTAATGGAGTCTCAATTCTTAGATTTACGTTTTGGCCAACATTTCTTGTTAGGGAATTCAGGCACAGCTATTGTTCCCAACTACCAATTATGAAACAGTTTTTACTTGTTTTTCTCGGTGGAGGAATTGGCAGCATGCTGCGTTATGCTATCTCGAAGATTTTTAACGGCTATTTTCAACATTTCTTTTTAGGTACTTTTCTAGTGAATATCATTGGATGTCTTCTAATAGGATTGGTCCTTGGATTTTCACTCAAGGAAAATCTACTTTCCCAAAACCATACACTTCTTCTTGTTACCGGCTTTTGTGGAGGCTTTACCACCTTTTCCGCATTTGCTTTCGAAAACCACTCCGTGTTACGTGACGGAGAATTATTCCATTTTGCACTCTACACTATTGCAAGCATAGCTATCGGCGTTCTAGCTGTAGCCATTGGCGTGTGGCTTGCGGAGCTCTAGAAACTGCTGCCCTCCCGATTTTTCAATATGTTTATTTACTCGACATGCTGTGCGAGCTAATACTTGCATTTCCATTGTGGTCAAATAGCCAATACCGTAAAAAATCAGTCGAAATATATCATACCCCTAAAATTATAGGGGTATATTTTTTATATCCGTAAAAATATAAGAAGCTACCCCCTAAAATAGGGGGTGTTAATTTTTTTAACATACTTTTACCGCTTTAAACAAAAACCTATTCAAATGAAAAAAATCGAAGCCATCATCAGAAAATCCAAATTCGATGATGTAAAAAAAGCTCTTCATGCAATAGAAGTAAACTTCTTCAGCTATTGGGATGTGACCGGGGTCGGGAACGAGAAACAAGGCCATGTGTACCGTGGTATTTCTTACAGCACTACCGACATTCAGCGTAGGTATTTGTCGGTCGTCGTTTCAGATGAATTTTTGGAGCGTACGGTAAACGCGGTTTTGGAATCGGCCTACACCGGCAATGTCGGCGATGGCAAAGTCTTCGTATCCGAAGTAACTGAGGCCTACCGAATCCGTACCAAGGAAAGCGGTCAGTCAGGAATTAACTAAACCAATACTCAAAAACCCACTAACGATTATTATTATGGAAGGATTATTTACAGCAAACAATGTTTGGATGATGATTTGTACCGCTTTGGTATTCTTCATGCATACCGGTTTTGCATTTTTGGAAATCGGTCTTACAAGACAAAAAAATACGATTAACATTTTATTCAAGAATATTTTTATCATTACCGGAGGCCTTTTGCTTTACTATGCTTTCGGTTTTAACCTCATGTATCCTGGATTTGAAGAAGGTGCAGGTGGCATTATAAAATTTGCCGGTTTTGGCATCGCAGCCCCGGAAAACGGGATGACCCCGGAATACGCCAGTGGAGGTTATACCTGGTGGACCGATTTCCTCTTTCAAGGAATGTTCGCGGCCACAGCAGCAACAATTGTTTCCGGTGCGGTTGCCGAGCGTATCAAAATCGGGGCCTTCATGATTTTCGTGATTTTCTATGTCGGCCTAGTGTATCCTATAGTGGGTTCTTGGAAATGGGGACTCGGTTTCTTGAACGATTGGGGATTCTATGATTTTGCAGGATCTACCTTAGTGCACTCTGTTGGCGGATGGGCCGCACTGGTCGCCATAGCCCTGCTCGGTGCGAGAGTTGGAAAATTCGGTGAAGATGGCAAACCCAAGGCGATTCCCGGACACAGTATTCCCATGGCAACGGCAGGCGTTTTGATCCTATGGTTAGGATGGTTCGGCTTTAACGGAGGCTCTGTGCTCTCCGCAGATCCGGAACTGACTTCCTTGGTACTTGTAACTACTTGTATGGCAGCAGCAGCCGGTGGCTTCGGAGCGATGATTTTATCTACTATTCTTTATAAAAATCTGGATCTTACGATGTTCCTAAACGGCATCTTGGGGGGACTTGTAGGTATTACCGCCGGTGCCGACCTGATGTCGCCGAACGAAGCGGTTATTATAGGGTTTCTCGCCGGACTTCTGATAGTGGGCGGGGTAGCGCTAATCGATAAGTTAAAACTCGACGATCCTGTAGGTGCGGTCGCGGTGCACTTGATTTGCGGTATCTGGGGCACTCTTGCCGTAGGTATCTTTGGTGCAAAAGCTGGTAGCGGTCAATTTTTGACCCAACTTTATGGAGTTGTTATCATAGGTGCTTTCTGTGTCATTACATCCTTCATCATTCTTGGTGCCTTAAAAGCCATTATGGGCTTAAGGGTCTCTAAAGAAGAAGAAATCGAAGGGCTAGACATACACGAGCATGGTATGGATGCATATCCTGATTTTACCAACGATTAAATTTAAAACGGAGCGTTTGGCAGAACGCTCCGTTACATAATCTTTCACAGTTCAAATCGATCAAAATCAAAATCCCTCTACGGGGAAATAAAAATTCAAACTTATGAACATGATTACATATTCAAATTTCGGAAAAAAATTAATGGCTTTAACATTACTGATTTTTACCTCAACAGCAATCCTCGCACAAGAAGAGGAAACAGATGAGACAAAACCCAAATTCACATTTGGCGGTTCGGTAGATGCCTATTTTAAGACAAATTTGAGCTCTTCCGATGCGGAAGCAGCCAGCCCAGGATCATCTTTTGCCGAATCAACAGGTTTCGCATTGGGTATGGCCAACATCATAGCAAGTTATGAAGGAGCAAAAACCGGAGCTGTAGCCGATTTGGCCTTTGGTCCTAGGGGATTGCAAGCTGTAGGCGGAGATGCCGGTATTTTTGTAAACCAACTCTATGCCTATTGGAATGTCTCAGAAGCGACAACACTGACCCTTGGCCGTTTCAACACCTATTTGGGTTATGAGGTTATTTCACCGACCGCAAATTTCAATTACAGCACATCATATTTATTTTCATACGGGCCATTCTCCCACGTGGGACTCAAGGCGGATTTTGCGCTATCGGATGACTTTAGTCTAATGTTGGCCGTAATGAACGTAACCGATGAAAATTTCAGTCAGTTTCAAGGTGTTCCAGGTGCATACTCCGTAGGGGCTCAATTAGGATACGCCGGTCAGTATTTGAATTTCTACTATGACGGAAATGCAAAACTAGGTTTCGAAATCGACTATACCGGTGGTTTTGACTTATCCGATTCGTTCTTCCTAGGCATCAACGCAGCGTATCAGGATAACGATGGGCTCGGATTCTACGGTGCTGCCTTGTACCCACAATACGCCGCTTCGGATTCTTTTACAATAGGACTAAGAGGTGAATACTTTCAGGAAATGGGCGCTTATAATGCCATAGGTTTTGGCGACACCGTAGAGGATGAAAGCGTACTTGCAGTTACGCTTACCGGGAGTTATTCCATAGAGAATTTTACGATCAAACCCGAAATAAGAATAGACAATGCCTCTGACGACCTTCCGTCTTTTCTAGACAACGACGGGGTAGCCTCAAAGAGTCTTTCTTCATTTTTAGTAGCTGCTATCTACGCCTTCTAAAATTATCGATCAACAGTTCATTTAAAACTCCCGTCAGTAATGTCGGGAGTTTTATTTTGGCATAAAAGCTTTCACACCTGCTTCAATCGCAAAATCCAGCGCATTTACGCTGGGCACTATTGGGCAACTGTATTTTTTATTGTACGCACAATAGGGATTATAGGCTTTGTTAAAATCGATTGTTATGGAATCGCCATTGGGAATTCTAAGATCTAAATAACGCCCTCCAGCATACGTGCTCTCGCCGTTGGTCAGGTCGGTAAAGGGAAGAAACAGATAATCTTCGTAGCCCTCGGTCAACATCAGTTCTTTATTTTGATAGATTTCGAGTTGTTGTTTTTCTCCGTTCAATGTAAAATGGGCGATACCGTACACCACCTCTCTAGACTTTCTGTCTGTGGTCGTAGGCATATCAAAAGGCAGGGCGTTCGGGGTTAGCTCAAGTCGAGCTTGCAGGACCAATGTGGTATCGGGTTCAAAAAAAGTGAGGGATTCGAAATCCTTGCGATACCGATCCGGTAAAGGTGATGTTTCGGGATTTTTAAATTCTTCGTTCAGCTCTTTTTGAAAATTTACAATATCACCTAGGGCATTGGTCTGCGGCATCCTGGCATCGGAACCGGCTTGATCATGGTACTTTTTTTCAGGCTTACAGGCCAAGGCCAAGAAAAGGATAAGTATAGTGCCGAAACGCATAGTATCTATTTTATTCCCAAAAATACGGATTTACGGCCTTTATAATTTCTTGGAATTCGATTGTACCTTTCCCTTTCGAAAAACTCATGCGAAATGAAAAAAATACTGACCGTAATTCTGATGAGCACGTTACTCTTCAGCTGTGCCGACCAAAAGACAACCAAGCCTAAAACGGCTAAGACCGAAAGAATACTGCCCGACCTCAAAGCCGATCGCTACAATGTTGCTTTTTTGATTATGGAGGGTACGTACAATACGGAATTTACTGCACCTTTTGACATTTTTCATCATACCCAGTACCGCAAGGGCATAAAAGCAATGAATACTTTTACCGTGGCCAACACCTTAGATCCGATCAGGACTTTTGAAGGAGTGCGAATTCTTCCCGATTTCGATTACACCAAAGATTCCCTACCACAAATCGATATCCTAGTCGTTCCTAGTGCGGAACATCACCTCGACACCGACCTGAAAGATACCGTCATGATCGATTTTGTCAAAAGAATAGACCAAGACGCCGAATTTGTAACAAGCCATTGCGACGGTGCCTTTGTATTGGCGAAAGCAGGATTATTGGATAAGGTCGCCTCAACGACCTTTCCTAGCGACATCGAAACCTATCGAAAGACATTTCCGCATTTGAATGTAAAGGACAGTGTGTTATTCGTGCATGATGGCAAGTACATAACTTCGGCCGGTGGCGCTAAAAGTTTTGAGGCGGCCTTATATCTTTGCGAATACTTGTACGGTGAGGAAATAGCGCGCTCTTTGGCCGGCGGCCTGGTTATTGATTGGAATTTGGAGGAAGTGCCCCATTTTATTTCTCAATAGGTTCGTAACGGGCATCTTTTAGGTATTTCTCGACGACTTTATTAAATTCCGGAGTGATGCGAAGTAGAGCGGTATGCTCGATATTATAGATTTTTTTGGTATCGGAATACCCATTTTTCAAAAGTTCTTCTAAGTAAAACAGTGCCGTTTCAAAATCTTCGATTAAAGCACTATTACTGATTACCTTCAAATAGTTTACTGAATTTTCTGGTTGTGTTATCGTCTTTAACATCCACAGAAAATTGACGGCTTCGATATCTACCTTCTTCTCCTGCACTAAAATATCAAGATTGTCCTCGATCAAGGCATTGATATATCCTTGAAGACGCTTGCCCATTTGTTGCTCGAAGATGCTACCATCTGTCTCGTATTCTTGAAGCTCCTCCATCTGGTACTTCCACCAACCAAGATTGTTATAGTTATAGGTTAAGATGTCATCCTCTAAATAATAGGCATAGTCCTCCCTTTTGAACGATTCATTGAAAAGTACGGTAGCTTGGTTGCGTTTTTGGGTACGGTACAACTTTGTTTTTCGAAGCAGCTTTGAACTCGTTTTCAAAGAATCCAAATCCATATGCGGTTGAAAGACCTCTACCATTTCCGTGATACGGTTTTGCGCCAAGAAAGGTTTTTGTTCGCCAAGAAACGTATTTACCTGCAACAAATTATTACTATATGCGCGCTGCACATAATCTTGCTCTTTTGCCACACGCCCTTTCGCAAGTGCCGATAGCGTAAATGTCTGCAGGGCCGTTTGCAGATATGCTGTTGTTGGCCATTCTGCGCCACCATCGAAAATATATAGTTGGTTTGGGAACTTGACCTTATTCAGGCGCTTCTCGTTTTCCAACATCTCTAGGTAATTGTAGTCCTGGTTTCCGACAATACCAACAAAATGAAACGGCTTTTTGGAATTGAGCACCTCGAAATTCGTTATGGGCCCTCCGAATGAGAGCACACCCGTAATCCCTTTTATAAACGTCGGTAAGACCGAAGCGAAGCGGCCTCCACCGGCGAAACCGGCAGCATATATCTGATTTTTATCTATTGGAAGCATAGAAACTACTTGGTTCATCATCCTACTCGAAACCAATACATTCTTCGTAATGGAAAGACTGTCGTTGACATTGTTGCTTCCGGCCAACAAATAGCCCTCGGTTTCCGCCGCCTGCAGTAGCATACTAATAGTTTGTTTGGCACGACCTTTCATATCGAATACAAAAACGATAGGCCATTCCTTCGACGTATCGAAAGTAGTAGGAAGGTAAAGAGCAAACGTTCCGGGAACGGAATCTTTAACGATAAGCGAGTCTATTAATTTGCCCTTGGTAAGGGTAAGTGTCTGAGCCGAGGCCACAAGTGTACCAAAAAGGGCAAAGACCAATAAAAATTTCTTCATAGCTAACAATGCATCAAAAACAACGCCAAAATGCGCTTGTCTTAAAAGTAAGTAATTTTCAAGGATTTCAATCCATCTGCTACTCTTGCCATCAAAATTTTTCTTGAAAACGTCTTTGGAGGAAAGTCATAATCGGTTCGAGCAAAGGCCAAGCGAATATTCGTGATGGTAGAAATAGAAGCAGTGAACCGATTTCAAGAGGCAATTTTATTCAAAACCAATTGGAAAAATCTATCTTTTTAGTGCAAAATGCCCTTTGAATTCCCGCGGTATCCCCTCTTCCAAATAGGATATCTTAAACCAATAGTCCGTTGATGGCAGCTGCCTTCCATTTTGCGTGCCGTTCCAACCAGGGCCTTCAACGAATTGGTACAATAACTTGCCGTAGCGGTCATAAACGGTAACTTCGGCATTTTCTATTTCAGACAAACCCGAAATCGTCCAAATATCATTGCTGCCATCATTATTCGGGGTAAAGAACTTTGGATATCCAATAATGAAAAAATCCCTTGACGTGATCCCACAACCGTTGCTATCCATCACATTGGCCACATGTGCACCCGGACCAATGCCGGAGAACCTATTGCTAGCGATGAAGGGGCCATCATCTACGCTGAACAAATAGTTATTTTCCCCTTCCGTCAAAACCGCGACAGTATTACTGTCGGAAAATAGTTCGGACACCACGTCTACCTCAAAACTTTCGGGTGGACGAGAAACAATTACCTCGGTACTTAGACTGAATTCACAACCGAAAGCGATATTGCCCAATACTACATGGTAAGTACCCGCCTCTCCGGCGACAAAGGAAGATTCCGTCGCATCGGGAATTTCGTTTGCGGGGGAAATGGAGTTTCGATACCAAACAAAGGTATATTCGTTATCGGCACCGCTAATGGTCAAGGTCGGCAGGGGTGCTAGGGCAGACCCGGCATCATCAAGGCAGAGCGCATATTGTGATTCGAGTGTAGGCAAGTTTGCTATCGTTTGAATGCCCAATTCGAAGCTTGTAATCTGGTTGCAGCTATTTCCCGACGAAATGCGCGCATAGATGAGCTCACTCGGTGTTGTGCCAGTGTAGGCAGAAGAATTCGTTATCTCGTTTTCAAAATTTTCGGCATCGGCCGAGTTATTGTAGTAATAAACACTGTAGGTGTCCCTATCTTGATTGCCCAACATCAAATCGGAATTGGGCGTAAAGTCAAAAACGTAAGTTCCATCGCCATCCAAATCGCAAACAATGAGGTCTATCGGTTCTTCAACTATTTCGGGCGTCTCGATAAATTCGACGACAATATCCCCAAAGGCAATACAATCTATCGAGAATACCACTTCTACCCGATATGCGCCCGTTTCGGTCACGTTTAGCGTTGGTTGGTCCTG
Protein-coding regions in this window:
- a CDS encoding nucleoside triphosphate pyrophosphohydrolase family protein produces the protein MKNKLNAVKEFHNAFGLGVSETMCADLGEAKNRLRFNLMDEENKEYLEAAENNDLVEVADALGDMLYILCGTILEHGMQYKIEEVFDEIQRSNMSKLGANGQPIYREDGKVLKGPNYFKPGIRAILDKGY
- the crcB gene encoding fluoride efflux transporter CrcB: MKQFLLVFLGGGIGSMLRYAISKIFNGYFQHFFLGTFLVNIIGCLLIGLVLGFSLKENLLSQNHTLLLVTGFCGGFTTFSAFAFENHSVLRDGELFHFALYTIASIAIGVLAVAIGVWLAEL
- a CDS encoding P-II family nitrogen regulator, which produces MKKIEAIIRKSKFDDVKKALHAIEVNFFSYWDVTGVGNEKQGHVYRGISYSTTDIQRRYLSVVVSDEFLERTVNAVLESAYTGNVGDGKVFVSEVTEAYRIRTKESGQSGIN
- a CDS encoding ammonium transporter — protein: MEGLFTANNVWMMICTALVFFMHTGFAFLEIGLTRQKNTINILFKNIFIITGGLLLYYAFGFNLMYPGFEEGAGGIIKFAGFGIAAPENGMTPEYASGGYTWWTDFLFQGMFAATAATIVSGAVAERIKIGAFMIFVIFYVGLVYPIVGSWKWGLGFLNDWGFYDFAGSTLVHSVGGWAALVAIALLGARVGKFGEDGKPKAIPGHSIPMATAGVLILWLGWFGFNGGSVLSADPELTSLVLVTTCMAAAAGGFGAMILSTILYKNLDLTMFLNGILGGLVGITAGADLMSPNEAVIIGFLAGLLIVGGVALIDKLKLDDPVGAVAVHLICGIWGTLAVGIFGAKAGSGQFLTQLYGVVIIGAFCVITSFIILGALKAIMGLRVSKEEEIEGLDIHEHGMDAYPDFTND
- a CDS encoding outer membrane beta-barrel protein — translated: MNMITYSNFGKKLMALTLLIFTSTAILAQEEETDETKPKFTFGGSVDAYFKTNLSSSDAEAASPGSSFAESTGFALGMANIIASYEGAKTGAVADLAFGPRGLQAVGGDAGIFVNQLYAYWNVSEATTLTLGRFNTYLGYEVISPTANFNYSTSYLFSYGPFSHVGLKADFALSDDFSLMLAVMNVTDENFSQFQGVPGAYSVGAQLGYAGQYLNFYYDGNAKLGFEIDYTGGFDLSDSFFLGINAAYQDNDGLGFYGAALYPQYAASDSFTIGLRGEYFQEMGAYNAIGFGDTVEDESVLAVTLTGSYSIENFTIKPEIRIDNASDDLPSFLDNDGVASKSLSSFLVAAIYAF
- a CDS encoding DUF1684 domain-containing protein, encoding MRFGTILILFLALACKPEKKYHDQAGSDARMPQTNALGDIVNFQKELNEEFKNPETSPLPDRYRKDFESLTFFEPDTTLVLQARLELTPNALPFDMPTTTDRKSREVVYGIAHFTLNGEKQQLEIYQNKELMLTEGYEDYLFLPFTDLTNGESTYAGGRYLDLRIPNGDSITIDFNKAYNPYCAYNKKYSCPIVPSVNALDFAIEAGVKAFMPK
- a CDS encoding DJ-1/PfpI family protein, whose protein sequence is MKKILTVILMSTLLFSCADQKTTKPKTAKTERILPDLKADRYNVAFLIMEGTYNTEFTAPFDIFHHTQYRKGIKAMNTFTVANTLDPIRTFEGVRILPDFDYTKDSLPQIDILVVPSAEHHLDTDLKDTVMIDFVKRIDQDAEFVTSHCDGAFVLAKAGLLDKVASTTFPSDIETYRKTFPHLNVKDSVLFVHDGKYITSAGGAKSFEAALYLCEYLYGEEIARSLAGGLVIDWNLEEVPHFISQ
- a CDS encoding alpha/beta hydrolase is translated as MKKFLLVFALFGTLVASAQTLTLTKGKLIDSLIVKDSVPGTFALYLPTTFDTSKEWPIVFVFDMKGRAKQTISMLLQAAETEGYLLAGSNNVNDSLSITKNVLVSSRMMNQVVSMLPIDKNQIYAAGFAGGGRFASVLPTFIKGITGVLSFGGPITNFEVLNSKKPFHFVGIVGNQDYNYLEMLENEKRLNKVKFPNQLYIFDGGAEWPTTAYLQTALQTFTLSALAKGRVAKEQDYVQRAYSNNLLQVNTFLGEQKPFLAQNRITEMVEVFQPHMDLDSLKTSSKLLRKTKLYRTQKRNQATVLFNESFKREDYAYYLEDDILTYNYNNLGWWKYQMEELQEYETDGSIFEQQMGKRLQGYINALIEDNLDILVQEKKVDIEAVNFLWMLKTITQPENSVNYLKVISNSALIEDFETALFYLEELLKNGYSDTKKIYNIEHTALLRITPEFNKVVEKYLKDARYEPIEK
- a CDS encoding T9SS type B sorting domain-containing protein; amino-acid sequence: MDTDLFTPEQLIRDVLINSNCAETSNYLSRTGTAQGVNGIGYFNANGSDFSFREGIVLSTGNAQDSEGPNVGTNSSTPSQWTGDPDLTIITGIQELFNASFLQFDFIPRTNNFSFNFLFASEEYNDEDGDNYQCIYSDAFAFILTGSDGVSRNLALLPDTNVPVSVTSIRPGIPGSCTEENIEYFGGINGDNSAISQYGQTVSLTAESLVIPNETYTIKLVIADNRDPFLDSAVFLEAGSFSTGVFLGEDRTVADGNPLCLGEMFELDATAQGAIGYNWYRDDVALITAQDQPTLNVTETGAYRVEVVFSIDCIAFGDIVVEFIETPEIVEEPIDLIVCDLDGDGTYVFDFTPNSDLMLGNQDRDTYSVYYYNNSADAENFENEITNSSAYTGTTPSELIYARISSGNSCNQITSFELGIQTIANLPTLESQYALCLDDAGSALAPLPTLTISGADNEYTFVWYRNSISPANEIPDATESSFVAGEAGTYHVVLGNIAFGCEFSLSTEVIVSRPPESFEVDVVSELFSDSNTVAVLTEGENNYLFSVDDGPFIASNRFSGIGPGAHVANVMDSNGCGITSRDFFIIGYPKFFTPNNDGSNDIWTISGLSEIENAEVTVYDRYGKLLYQFVEGPGWNGTQNGRQLPSTDYWFKISYLEEGIPREFKGHFALKR